Genomic segment of Salvia splendens isolate huo1 chromosome 12, SspV2, whole genome shotgun sequence:
CATGGGAAAATGTTAAATTTCATTGCTTGGTTATTTGACTGAATTTTCTTCGTCACTTGGTATAAAACTTTATAATATGCTCTAAATTATGTGAATTGTTATAACAATGCCAACCAAGATTCTTGATTAAATAGTACTTACCATGGTGATTAGGAAGGATTAAGTTGCATATTATCATGACCTTAAGCGGCTCTCGTGTGTGTTTTCAAAGCATGGTCCCACCAAAAAGTAAAGTTTGTGCTTTAAGCACAATTCTTACCAAAAGAATCCTTTTGATACCaatattaatttgattttagtaataattaaatatcaCTGTCCATCTCAACTTGCAGACAATAGAAAGCtgaaactaaactaaaaaaaaacagTAGACAAACacactcatttttatataattacaaAAGGGTACAGAGAGTTTACAACTAGACCttccaaataaataaacaaactcTGATTAATTAGAATGATGCAAATATAATGAGACTTGGAAATAGGAAGTTACTTACCCCTCTTTCCCCTCTCTGTCTCTCTTCAAAAGATGAAAAATGGAACTAAGCTACTCCTAAATGCCTAATGAAATGTTAACTCACAAAAACATACTATAAAAGTGACAGCTATTTGTGATCACTAGACTACACACACATGCTTCATCACCCCCTTTTCACCAAAAAAATTGGGTCTACCATGACACAATGACAAGGAAACAAAGGACCAAAACTCCAGCAGATTTCaaattcttgtctgcaatttttCCACAAAACAAGAGCCTTCAATTCCCTCTCTACACTAGCTGTTCCTTTTGCATCAAACGTTTGTAGCTTTGGATTACCTTAGACACTGAGGAAAAGGGTGTAAGAAAAATATGATCTTTACAGTTTTGTAGTATAGTGCAAGACAATGGAAAATATGTAGGATTCAAATTTATACCAATGATATTTTGTGGAGATGGATGAATACTTAGTGATGACTTGTTTCATTTATAGTACCGTCGTCCATGCCTCTGGTTCGAACCTCCACGTTGCGGAGATCACGAAGATGCTGCAGGATTTCTTGAAGGAGATCCATACCCTTGTCACCTTTCTTTAGAGAGCTAATGCAGTGCTTGAGAAACAACCTATCTGCCTCGAGAGCTTGCAGTCTCTCGTAGAGATGGTCGACCTCCTCTGTGATGGCAAGCTTCTTGTTCTCCATTTCGAACTCTGATTCATCGTGAGAAGAATCGTGCACTCCATTTCCTTTCAGCATGGCATCTCCGTTTTCATCACAGATTGCATCGAAGAGGGGGAGCAGCGATTTGCCCTCGTGGCCCGCGATTCGCCTGTGTTGATGATGGTGCTTCCCATTCGTCGTTTCTTTAGCAACGCCATTTGCATGTCCATTTGTTTCACCATTAAGATGATGACCATCTTCTTCCTCGGAATTTTGCTCcttgtcgtcatcatcatcatccaatGTCAAGAGCTTCTCTTCTAGGACCTTGAGCTGCTCGAGTATGGACATCCTCTCTTCCTCAAAATCGGCTAACGATTGCTCCAAGTTGACAACTGCATCGACAGGGGTGCTCTTATTTTCGTATTTTTCTTGATGGCTGCAAAATCCTTCTTCTTCCTTGGCATCTTGATTCAGATCAATGGACAATCCATCGCTATCGTCAGCATTGCTACAAGAAGCCGATGAGAATCCACTCCTCGTGCTCCTGTCTTTGCTCTTCCTCAACGTCCTAACCTTCTCCCTAGTCTCATACTCGAATAGCTTCTTCCTATACCCTTCCAACTCCTTCACCACTTCCtgcttctccctctctctcttcacCATTAGCTCATTCATGAGCTGCAGAGCTTCTTGATCGTATTCCGACTGCTCCTCCATCATCCTCTGATACTGCAGAGCCTCCATATGCATCGCTGCCTTCTCTTCCTGCAGCCTGTTTATCATTGCCATTGTCTGATTGGCCGCCACAGCAGAGGCACTCCTCTCCTCTTCCAACTCCATGTACAATGCTTGCAACGCCTTGCGTTCTGATCTCAGTGCTGCCTTTAACCGCTCAACAGTGACAACTCCATCACCACCTTCCAACTCACTGGTCACACTCCCATCCAATGACTCTTCAGTCCCTGAATTCCTCTTCTCGGGCTGTGATAACTTCTTGTGCAACTGGTTGTGGCTATCCACAGACGTCGGTGTATCAGGAAACTTATCCTCTTCCTCCCCAGTCTCATTCACCTCAGACTGAAACGAAGGCTCGTTCTCCTTCACATGCTCCTTATCAAAGGACAACGATTCTAGCTGCACCGTCTTCTCCtcaacttccctaggacctAATAGAACAAATTTTTAGAGctcaaataaaaacaaaaaatccaAGCAACTAACACATAACTCATACAAGCAAGAATTTCAAAATTACCATGATCATCATATGGTGTATAAAGATCAGCACAACTCGTTGAAGGATCTTCGCGACTGCACTCATACGAATGAGCAGAATCTTGAATTTGTATCATCTCTTCTGCTACATCTAAGTCAGGAATTTCAGTTCCAATTGAGACATCTGCTTCATTTTCATTGTTTCCATGATCAACCTCCTCACATGCTACATTATTATCTAAACAAAACAGCATTGTTTTTAATTGTCGAATCAAACATTCAAGACATCACACAATTCTCAGCAAAGCAATCtcagaaacaaaacaaagaaattgCAATATACCTGCACGATCATCTGATTGTTCCTCCACCGATGCTCCAGCCATTTCTAGATCTCCATTTGCCTCCACAGAAGGCCACCGTGCCAGTGGAAACGTCGTCTCAAAATGAGAGCCTTTCGCATGAAACACAAGAGAGTTCTCATCTTCTTCCATTTCCATGACCTCAAGCATCGTGTATGTAGGTTCCTCATTGATATCAACATCAAGAAATGCATCAGCCCTTTTCTCCTCTCTCCCCAAAACCAATGGCTCTCTCTCACTGCTTTCACCATCATCTTCAATCCTACCATTCCCCTCGCCAAGATGCTCATCCGTCATCGAATCGACCAGTTCAATCGGAACCAGCGTGTGACCACTGTAATCCAGGAAAAACTCCAAATGCTGAGGCggaacttcatcttcttcaacacacACCTGCACAGACTTATCCTTCATAACCAAAACAGACTTCTCTTCCTCGACAGTTTCCCTTCCTCTCTCAACTTCATCTTCCCCTGCTTCCACCGAATTGCCATCAATCTCAACCATTCCAACGCCACCAAAATCAGCAGAAGAATCTAGAATCTTCTCCGTAATATCATCAAATCCTTCCTCATCTCGATCACAATCAACAATCAAATTCTCTTTCTGGGTACACTCCAAAACATCCCATGATGAAGTCTTTAGCAGAATACAAGAAGAATGCTTCCCACCATCATCATCTACACACACCCCACAACAACAACACTTCAAACTTACCCCAAACCCTTTCATCCATGGAAACAGAGCAAAATTCTTCGACGAGGAAAAGCAATCCTTACACATACCCTCGGAATCCACCAACTTCCGATGGTTGGAGCAGTAACCCAGCCTCGAAATCTCCTTGCAGTGGGCTTCGCAGAGAAGATCCCTGTGCATGTTTTTGCCCCCTTTTGCGGGATCGAAAACGTGATCGATTCTCGTGCACCAGAAGCACGGGGGCTTCAGGCCGAAAAAGTCGGCGAATTTGATGATGATGTAGGAGAAGAGGgagttgaggaggaggaggaagatcaGAATCCATTCCAGCACTGCGTAGATGAGAATCAGTGTGATTTTGTTGGTGTTTCTGTGTAGCATCGTTGCAAATCTGTTTGCAGCCATGCTTGTATTTACAGTTAATATAACAGGAATTAAGCACAGGATTGAAGCAGAAGAGGAGATTCAGGTGGAGAAAGAGAGGGGATTAAAATGAGATTGAGAAAATAAAGAATGAGACAGCAAAATAAGTCTTTCAGCTTTAGGAAAAGATCAATTGAAGCAAAGGAATGTTGATcacattttgttttttttttttcattttgacaGGGTTAATAGAATGTTgatcacatttttaaaatagagGGAAcctcatttttggtccacggactttgaaaataatatttaaggttaaattatatttagaaaatttgtcaaaaatatattctaaagatatttataaaaaatatgagtatatgataaatttattaaaaatatataaactttAAGGTATggagggtattttcatccaaaaaaacttagaaatagtaaaaggtacctcaaatgatactaactcaaagttcacggacgtaaaatgatattttcaaagttcacggataaaaaataatactttggcaaagttggTGGATCAAAAATAATGTTCCCTCTTAAAAATATTACTCGAATTtgttataatttaaaaatgggAAGAAATCGTAGTAACAGGAAATATTATATtgcaataattatttatttctttttctgaGGTAGAGTAATACGTCAAAGGATCTTTGTGttagtatttaattatgtactccAGATACTGCTTGAGTTAATTGGATATATGATCGTTTTCTTACCTTTTCTGGTAATATGCGGTTTTCAGCTCTTATAGAAAAATGTCTGAAATCTTTTATTTGGAGCTTGTCAGATATGACTTGATTAAATATCCAAGGAATAATTGTGGATTAGGCCATCCGAAACggtgtctcttatccgtctcttaaggaacccgcaacgcgtctcgcgggtgtcccttatctcgtccctccgagatgAGACGgccgcgagacgcgttgcagcgtcccgtctcgtccccagcccgccgagacgccggtcccaccgagacggcgcgcgagctgtctcgccacgcgctccgGCACCTGCGTgatgcccactcgccggcccgtgagtgggcgtcgtcacgctgacgcaataaattatttttttaaattcgaatttaataaaaaaaaatttaaacggtcatatgaccATTCAACggtaattttcaaaatttttttattattttttctttttttattctataaatactcatctttcacacacacaaacacacatctattgttctcaaatcatctcttttattcttctaccaaagttaatccattcatggatccatttgagcaaatgcgtcgaataatggaagaatcacttgaagaagatcgacgtagggaggcggaggaagccgcgccgccccaaagacgatcccggacttacatccatcgtaaccgggaggcagccgccgcaaggttagtacgcgactacttctgtgataacccggtatggggacatacctacttccgtcgcagtttccgcatgcggcgaccgctatttctccacatcggaaatacattggcagcccgggaagagttcttccaagaagggttcgacgccgttggccgtcccaaccacacgacgctgcagaaatgtactgcagcaatccgtcagcttgcgactggacaaacggcggatttgttcggcgaatacctccacattggagaaagcactgggagaaggTGCTTGatgcaattctgcaaaggcgtccgggcagccttcaccgacgaatttatccggaagccaagcacgccagattgtcagtttcttctccaccttcacgaagaagtgcacggattccccgggatgcttggcagcgtcgattgcatgcattggcaatggaataattgccctgtggcgtggagggggtcatacacgagcggccacaaaggcacccacaccaccgttatactcgaggccgttgccgactaccggctatggatttgacatgca
This window contains:
- the LOC121759747 gene encoding myosin-binding protein 2-like codes for the protein MAANRFATMLHRNTNKITLILIYAVLEWILIFLLLLNSLFSYIIIKFADFFGLKPPCFWCTRIDHVFDPAKGGKNMHRDLLCEAHCKEISRLGYCSNHRKLVDSEGMCKDCFSSSKNFALFPWMKGFGVSLKCCCCGVCVDDDGGKHSSCILLKTSSWDVLECTQKENLIVDCDRDEEGFDDITEKILDSSADFGGVGMVEIDGNSVEAGEDEVERGRETVEEEKSVLVMKDKSVQVCVEEDEVPPQHLEFFLDYSGHTLVPIELVDSMTDEHLGEGNGRIEDDGESSEREPLVLGREEKRADAFLDVDINEEPTYTMLEVMEMEEDENSLVFHAKGSHFETTFPLARWPSVEANGDLEMAGASVEEQSDDRADNNVACEEVDHGNNENEADVSIGTEIPDLDVAEEMIQIQDSAHSYECSREDPSTSCADLYTPYDDHGPREVEEKTVQLESLSFDKEHVKENEPSFQSEVNETGEEEDKFPDTPTSVDSHNQLHKKLSQPEKRNSGTEESLDGSVTSELEGGDGVVTVERLKAALRSERKALQALYMELEEERSASAVAANQTMAMINRLQEEKAAMHMEALQYQRMMEEQSEYDQEALQLMNELMVKREREKQEVVKELEGYRKKLFEYETREKVRTLRKSKDRSTRSGFSSASCSNADDSDGLSIDLNQDAKEEEGFCSHQEKYENKSTPVDAVVNLEQSLADFEEERMSILEQLKVLEEKLLTLDDDDDDKEQNSEEEDGHHLNGETNGHANGVAKETTNGKHHHQHRRIAGHEGKSLLPLFDAICDENGDAMLKGNGVHDSSHDESEFEMENKKLAITEEVDHLYERLQALEADRLFLKHCISSLKKGDKGMDLLQEILQHLRDLRNVEVRTRGMDDGTINETSHH